The proteins below come from a single Solea senegalensis isolate Sse05_10M linkage group LG2, IFAPA_SoseM_1, whole genome shotgun sequence genomic window:
- the mphosph8 gene encoding M-phase phosphoprotein 8 isoform X2, with protein MKSTGTRLKHLKQACTIGGKGSFEGERSLIEETSLSDALRLTSNFDNARNQEGTTRIEDNILQHLDCLKDKVEGMACYPDDVNSKQMILSDYKNFRNDGSTACNTAVKQNSEAYKDPRQSEEDEMLADTKGGLSGEMSLDAEWILTMEHDKTELTDELCSPDESNDEMDDVVAGHLDSKDLDSSELGTKETSKRQLRRCRKTFEKKEPTRSSQRTCKKVLNITPCPEDEEKKEPPKKHFCLYCQMAFTQLTKHLEKKHALETDVAHAIHFPKGSKLRQTLLDQIRNKGDYEHNCQVLKSGEGEIVTKKQVKNPAISVRDFLPCQHCFAFYRKTDLWRHERACKARKGDHKPSEGTSRVHSAASRLLPMSEFLTGGCEEIVHIMHQDDISRHIRNDPLICKYGNALAVKYDHDKSQFAYIAQKMRELGRFIVAVNELDNSVKYLHEICQPSKFELAVEGAKKASGFDPGSNKFKTVSLVSKIGYSLKRAAEIAFGESRMTEDSESESEVKKFIHLLDTKWSECFSRKALASSVKPEIKKVDVSTLTEDLMKLHRFIAKEEDEARKDLKESPSLSTWKKLSEATLADVCLFNRGRVGNIGRLLLQTYNCRKSNATSVLSAEHIRKSTKLELELRAFFTRLELEGQFGRNMLVLLTEKMVLSIDLLIEKRHQVGVSTTNPYLFARNEGPSFIRGLDCFRRAAVECGVKNPDTLLSSSIREQVATCWQLLSLNECELDQVAQLVGLNSQECYRLSENASQLEEVSKELIKMEPTLPSSSPTTSNDGTTQKTPLKRKPWSEEEQAAVKRYLNDYITNMKVPGKKQCNACIAAEPNLSERSWTDVKNYVHNTLQTLRRRINQGKSEGNPKSPTSPEVQTIKQDLEDTNVVCSLTTVNPDDFNSNCLVTMAPPTNMRDSSPPFPHEMTTSYASLCSTSSNILHSSQSLISSFTPLNATDTQVVPTFTPHNTTNALMPPPYTSENNHLLPMSSSFTQNMAVMSSVYTPHDTAGLPMIPAFSSLNAPVTSMIPTYTTLNTPSASMMPAFSSLNDRSRPVVSSFTALNHTGSPAYPTSPPSIPTTAQVVPTILGPSVPDRAPVAQESSPISTAESAKRPKRNKRLWSEEEQAAVRRQFGDFSKLSKVPGKKDCDACLAAEPALSSRTWREVKYFVHNSIQSLKRKGHVVAAKETGEREPETLTSNTDWDGPVYLSL; from the exons ATGAAGTCAACGGGGACAAGATTAAAGCATTTGAAGCAG GCATGTACTATTGGTGGCAAGGGGTCATTtgaaggagagaggagcttGATTGAAGAGACGAGTTTGAGTGATGCTCTTAGGTTGACTTCTAACTTTGACAATGCAAGGAATCAAGAGGGAACGACAAGAATAGAAGATAATATACTCCAGCATTTGGATTGTCTTAAGGATAAGGTTGAAGGGATGGCATGCTACCCCGACGATGTCAACTCAAAGCAGATGATACTGAGTGACTATAAAAACTTCCGAAATGATGGAAGCACTGCTTGTAATACAGCCGTCAAGCAGAATAGTGAAGCATATAAGGACCCGAGGCAGTCGGAGGAAGATGAGATGTTGGCCGACACAAAGGGCGGTTTATCAGGTGAAATGAGTTTGGACGCAGAATGGATTTTGACAATGGAGCACGATAAAACGGAGCTAACTGACGAACTGTGTTCCCCCGATGAGTCAAACGATGAAATGGACGATGTGGTTGCTGGTCATTTAGATAGTAAAGACCTAGATAGTTCTGAGCTGGGCACAAAGGAGACCTCTAAAAGGCAACTTCGCCGCTGTAGGAAAACCTTCGAGAAGAAAGAACCGACACGATCTAGTCAAAGGACTTGTAAAAAGGTTCTCAACATAACGCCTTGCCcagaagatgaagagaaaaaagagccGCCCAAAAAGCACTTCTGTTTATATTGCCAAATGGCTTTCACCCAACTTACAAAGCACTTGGAAAAGAAACACGCTTTGGAAACGGACGTCGCCCATGCAATACACTTCCCCAAAGGTTCCAAACTCAGGCAGACTTTGCTTGACCAAATTCGCAATAAAGGAGATTATGAGCACAATTGCCAGGTTCTTAAAAGTGGCGAAGGGGAAATTGTGACCAAGAAACAGGTGAAAAATCCTGCCATATCTGTCCGTGACTTCCTGCCCTGCCAGCACTGCTTTGCTTTTTATCGTAAAACTGACTTATGGAGACATGAGCGAGCATGTAAGGCCAGAAAGGGTGACCACAAACCTTCTGAAGGGACAAGTAGAGTCCACTCTGCTGCCTCCCGGTTGCTTCCAATGTCGGAATTCTTAACTGGAGGCTGCGAGGAAATCGTCCATATCATGCATCAGGATGACATCTCGAGGCATATCAGAAACGACCCACTTATTTGCAAATATGGCAACGCCTTGGCTGTAAAGTACGACCATGACAAGTCTCAGTTTGCTTACATTGCACAAAAGATGAGGGAACTGGGTAGATTTATTGTTGCTGTTAACGAGCTTGACAATAGTGTTAAGTATCTGCATGAAATATGCCAACCATCCAAATTTGAATTGGCTGTTGAGGGGGCCAAAAAGGCGAGCGGATTTGATCCTGGCTCCAACAAGTTTAAAACGGTCTCTCTCGTCTCAAAGATTGGCTACTCGTTGAAACGAGCTGCAGAAATTGCATTTGGGGAAAGTCGCATGACCGAggacagtgagagtgaaagtgaagTTAAAAAGTTCATTCACCTTCTCGATACAAAATGGAGTGAGTGTTTTTCTCGCAAAGCTCTTGCTTCATCTGTAAAGccagaaataaaaaaggttGACGTATCAACTTTGACAGAAGATTTAATGAAACTACACCGTTTTATCGCAAAAGAGGAAGACGAAGCCAGGAAGGACCTGAAAGAAAGTCCTTCTTTGTCAACATGGAAAAAGCTCAGCGAAGCCACACTAGCAGATGTTTGTCTTTTCAACAGAGGACGGGTAGGAAACATAGGGCGATTGCTTTTGCAAACTTACAACTGCAGGAAGAGTAACGCAACATCTGTGCTATCTGCAGAGCATATCAGGAAAAGCACAAAATTAGAGCTGGAACTGCGTGCCTTTTTCACAAGGTTGGAACTTGAAGGTCAGTTTGGCAGGAACATGCTGGTTCTGCTCACAGAAAAGATGGTGCTGTCGATTGACTTACTAATTGAAAAGCGACACCAGGTGGGCGTGTCGACAACAAATCCATACCTGTTTGCCCGCAACGAAGGTCCGTCCTTCATCAGAGGATTGGATTGTTTCCGCCGAGCTGCTGTGGAATGCGGAGTTAAAAACCCGGACACACTTCTGTCCTCATCAATAAGAGAGCAAGTTGCCACCTGTTGGCAGCTACTGAGCCTAAATGAATGTGAACTGGACCAAGTAGCCCAGCTAGTCGGATTGAACAGTCAGGAGTGTTACAGGCTGTCTGAAAACGCTTCACAGCTTGAAGAAGTGAGCAAAGAACTGATCAAGATGGAACCCACACTGCCATCAAGTTCACCTACCACCTCAAATGATG GAACCACACAGAAGACCCCTTTAAAGAGAAAACCCTGGAGTGAGGAGGAGCAAGCTGCAGTCAAGCGTTACTTGAATGACTACATCACAAACATGAAGGTTCCAGGCAAAAAGCAGTGCAACGCTTGCATAGCTGCTGAGCCAAATCTTAGTGAAAGATCGTGGACAGACGTCAAAAACTATGTACACAACACACTACAGACATTACGGAGGAGAATAAACCAAGGGAAGTCTGAAGGGAATCCAAAGAGTCCTACAAGTCCTGAAGTCCAAACCATCAAGCAAGATTTGGAGGACACCAATGTCGTCTGTTCTTTGACGACAGTAAATCCAGATGACTTTAATTCAAACTGCCTTGTGACAATGGCACCTCCAACAAACATGAGAGACTCGTCACCGCCGTTCCCCCATGAAATGACCACAAGCTATGCATCCTTGTGTTCCACTAGTTCAAATATCCTCCATTCGAGTCAGTCATTAATTTCCTCTTTCACGCCACTGAACGCTACCGATACACAAGTAGTTCCTACGTTTACCCCACACAACACTACAAATGCACTTATGCCTCCTCCGTACACTTCCGAGAACAACCACCTGCTGCCAATGTCTTCTTCATTTACTCAGAATATGGCGGTTATGTCTTCTGTGTACACGCCACACGATACTGCAGGTCTACCGATGATTCCTGCTTTCAGCTCACTGAATGCTCCAGTTACCTCAATGATTCCTACATACACAACACTAAATACCCCAAGTGCATCAATGATGCCGGCATTCTCCTCACTAAATGACCGAAGTAGGCCAGTCGTTTCTTCCTTCACAGCACTGAACCACACAGGCTCACCAGCTTATCCCACAAGCCCACCTAGTATTCCTACAACTGCCCAGGTTGTCCCAACAATCCTTGGACCCAGTGTCCCTGATAGGGCACCCGTGGCACAGGAAAGTTCGCCCATATCCACCGCAGAGAGTGCCAAGCGTCCGAAGCGAAATAAGAGATTATGGAGCGAGGAGGAGCAGGCGGCAGTGAGGCGCCAGTTCGGAGACTTCAGTAAACTGTCCAAGGTGCCTGGCAAAAAGGATTGTGATGCATGTTTAGCTGCTGAGCCTGCCTTGAGCAGCAGGACATGGAGGGAAGTCAAGTATTTTGTGCATAACTCAATCCAGTCATTGAAAAGAAAAGGGCATGTGGTTGCCGCCAAAGAAACTGGAGAACGAGAACCCGAGACTCTTACTTCAAACACAGATTGGGATGGTCCTGTTTATCTGTCGCTGTAA